Proteins from one Heptranchias perlo isolate sHepPer1 chromosome 42, sHepPer1.hap1, whole genome shotgun sequence genomic window:
- the LOC137306191 gene encoding interferon-induced protein 44-like yields MFDFLRFMFSFSKESSAHFPIFDDRSLETLRRYLCDYNPPEGCVNRINILLYGMVGAGKSAAINTFLSALDQHGTTTNCVPTGDDLKSLTPQLKAYRLNALQFWDPSGWNALDDADRGKKVLTMILEGRVPPGTDLQHFKPDSDNQYLVIPENVIHGVAFIFNTDTMDNISKELMEQFKDLQTIVAQKYIQRIMIGTKLDQLEIPKKYYHIIYNYKPLQNKFAKFSSSTGMDKNQMFIISNELKGVNIERTKCILALYALENMVRNIDKYFKVAQ; encoded by the exons ATGTTTGATTTCTTGCGTTTTATGTTCTCTTTTTCAAAGGAGAGCAGCGCTCACTTTCCAATTTTCGACGATCG TTCCCTCGAAACTCTGAGGCGCTACCTGTGCGACTACAACCCTCCCGAAGGATGTGTGAACCGTATAAATATCTTGCTCTACGGCATGGTGGGAGCTGGTAAATCAGCCGCCATTAATACATTCCTTTCAGCTCTGGATCAACATGGAACAACTACAAACTGTGTACCGACTGGGGATGATCTCAAATCTCTTACACCCCAG CTCAAGGCCTACAGGTTGAACGCGTTACAGTTTTGGGATCCGTCCGGTTGGAATGCACTAGATGATGCAGATCGCGGAAAGAAAGTGTTAACGATGATCCTGGAAGGAAGGGTGCCGCCAGGAACCGAT TTGCAGCATTTCAAACCTGATTCGGATAATCAGTATTTAGTCATTCCGGAAAATGTAATTCATGGAGTCGCATTCATCTTTAACACCGACACCATGGACAACATCAGTAAGGAATTGATGGAGCAGTTTAAGGATCTACAAACCATTGTGGCACAGAAAT ATATTCAGAGAATCATGATTGGGACCAAGTTGGACCAATTAGAGATACCAAAGAAATACTATCACATCATTTATAATTACAAGCCATTACAGAACAAG TTTGCAAAGTTCTCAAGCAGTACCGGGATGGACAAGAACCAAATGTTTATCATTTCGAATGAGTTGAAAGGCGTTAACATCGAGCGGACCAAATGCATTCTCGCTTTGTACGCACTGGAAAATATGGTCAGAAACATTGACAAATACTTCAAAGTGGCACAGTAA